One genomic region from Mytilus trossulus isolate FHL-02 chromosome 9, PNRI_Mtr1.1.1.hap1, whole genome shotgun sequence encodes:
- the LOC134683157 gene encoding ADP-ribosylation factor-like protein 1 has protein sequence MGGIWSYFSGLFGTKERRILILGLDGAGKTTILYRLQVGEVVTTIPTIGFNVETVQFKNLKFQVWDLGGQTSIRPYWRCYYSNTDAIIYVVDSMDRERMGISKQELFSMLEEDELRKAVLVIFANKQDIEGAMTPSEVANALGLTAIKHKYQIFKTSAIKGEGLNEAMEWTANTLTQQK, from the exons gtgGAATTTGGAGTTATTTTTCTGGTTTATTTGGAACAAAAGAAAGGAGAATTTTGATTTTAGGTTTAGATGGTGCAGGAAAAACCACAATATTATACAGACTACAAGTTGGTGAAGTTGTGACAACTATTCCAA CAATTGGTTTTAATGTTGAAACAGTTcagtttaaaaatttaaaatttcaagtaTGGGATCTTGGTGGACAAACCAGTATAAG ACCCTATTGGAGATGTTACTATAGTAACACAGATGCCATTATATATGTAGTAGATAGTATGGATAGGGAAAGAATGGGCATCTCAAAACAGGAATTGTTCTCTATGTTAGAg GAAGATGAATTAAGAAAAGCTGTACTTGTAATATTTGCCAATAAACAGGATATAGAGGGCGCTATGACACCAAGTGAAGTAGCTAATGCATTAGGACTTACAgcaattaaacataaatatcaGATATTTAAAACATCAGCAATCAAAGGGGAAGGACTAAATGAGGCAATGGAATG GACTGCAAATACTTTAACACAACAAAAGTGA